A window of Pseudomonadota bacterium genomic DNA:
CTGAGTTTAATCGTTAGGCCGCCGCTGAGATAGTTACCTCAAATGCAAGTAGAAGTATTACCTGGGGCTCCACTGTTCGGTTGGGATTACGATTCTGTTCGGAACTACGTAAACACATGCGGTCTGAAAGTGGGTGATAGCATGGTGATCTACAGTACTGAAAACGGTGTCAGTAATTATCGTTTAGCCAGAATTGTCAGAATGGATCAAACGAAGGAATTTAGAATTGTCTTGGATCGCAATGGGCCGATTGGCGGTAGGGCATTTTATCAAACTGGCAAAAACTGCCGTGCGCCAAATTCAGGAACCCGGATGTTGCCTCCGAACAGCGAGTTAGCAGAGCATCTAACTTTTGGCAACCACGTGAGTATGGTGACTCAGTTTGAGGGTGCGTAGTCTAACAGGCGGATGCAGCCGACTTGGAAGGAGGCATTGTATGGGAACTTATCTACTTCAGTTGGCGGCTGATTCTTATAATTATTTGACCGCCGCAGGCCGCTGGTTTTTCGTCGCATTGAGCTTACTTGCTGTTGGCTCTCAGGCTCAGGTATTAGGGCCAATAGTCGAACCGTCGGAAGCGCTTGTGTACGGGGTTTCGGTTGAAGCGATTGAGGAAAAACCGGACGAGAAGTGGTGCGTAGTCCTACAGTATCCGAAAGCAAATATGATTCTGAATGGGCTACTACATAGAGATACGGAATTATCGATAATAGCCAAAGACAAAAAACGAGTAGAGCTGTCTGCTAGTCTGACGAGTGAGGAGGTTTCGGGCGAAGACGGTGTCTTAAGAGCCAAATTTTGCGGAATCAGAGAAACTATAGAGCGTACGAAAGTGGAAATTTTGTTTGCAAATGACGAGTTTATTGAGGACCTGGACTCTCCTTCAAGCTTGATTGGAGGTGACTATACGTGGCTTACGATCAGAAAATTTGGGTCTGTGCTACCTTGAATGAGTCACCTAACAGATCACTGCAGCCGATCCTCGGTGTGCCCGCACGTTTTACCACCACAAAACACACGAGCGCGCTAATGACCGCTGCGTTCAATACTTAGGTATCTAGATTGGATGACGTTAAGCTATTTCGGTCGCTAATCGTCATGTCGATGGTGACGTATACCGTGTGGTATGTCCTTCCTTATATCGAGGTTCGATTTCAATCGGCAGACACCGTAGATTTGCTGAGTTTTTCAGGCTACAACGCGAAAGTGCGGGTTGAAAGTTGGGTGTTTAATGTGTCCCATTTGGTGTTTCTCGCCGCATCGGTACTCATGTACTTCTTCATAGCAATTGGTCGCTCTGTATTTCTCTGGTTCTATTTGTTCTGGTTGGTGCTCAGAGTATTTATGGGCGTAGACATTCAAACCGGTTTGTCAGGTACTCTAGGTAGTATCATTGGCCTATTGGATGGCGCCATAATTTACATGGCTTATTTTTCCAGTGTGGAAAGATACTTTGGCACAGACAATGTCTAGCAAGCGGATCAAGCCGACCGAGGAGAGAGGATCGAATGGAAATTAATGGACGTCAGCCAGTGGCTGATCTTAGTCGTTATGTCGTGAAGAGACGGCATCGTGGCGAATAATCCAGTGGTTCATTTTGAGATCGGCTGCACCAATGTGGCTGAGACCCGGGAATTCTTACGTGGCCTCTTCGACTGGGAAATTGAGGCCTCTGATTCGAGCCCAGCCATCGACTCGCACTCCCCGGGTGGTCTGTCGGGCCACCTTGCGGCACTTGGTCAGGAATGGGGTCAATATGTGACCGTTTATGTCCAAGTTGAGAATTTGGAGGAATCCGTCCAGCGTACCGTTGATCTTGGCGGGAAAGTCCTTGTAAGGCCGGTTGATGTGCCTGGCAAAGGCCGCTTTGCGTGGATCACGCCTCCTGAGGGTCAGATCATTGGGCTTTGGGAGAATCCATGAGTGCGGCATAACCGGGCGTTGCAGCGTCAAATATCTCATCTGAGCCTCCCGGTCACCGCCAGAAGCTCGTCGGCGTCAATCGCGGCCAAACTGAGACGTTAGTCATACCGATTCATGAAAAAAGAAAGCCTTACAGAAGAAGAGAAAAAGTATCTCAACAATCTCCAGGCTATCCCAAAATCTGTCAGATCGAGACTGCTACTTTGGGCCATTGAGGTGGTTCCGGGAAGTTGTATGTTTGGGTATGGCTTATATGCTGACAGCAACGGTTTCCTGATAATGGGCTTCTTGTCCATACTGTATTTTGCACTGTGGAGAATGTACTCACAGTTTCGTGGGTTAAGAATGATTCATAGTATTTACAACAAAAGACTGAAAGCAGGCTCAGATCCGGATGCCTAACCAATCACCGCAACCGACGCTCTGTACATCCGCGCATTTCGCGACCGCACCATTCACGCGTGCGCTCATGGCCGCCGAGCCTAATACTGGTGAAATTGCCCTATGACAACGTGGAATCTAACCGAATCCTATTCGTTTGACGGTCGTGATGTCAGGTTTGGCGTTATGGGAAGTGGGCCGCCTGTCATCGTCGTGCACGGGACTCCTTGGTCCTCATTTAATATGAGGCACATTATCGAAGGCCTATCAGATGGTTTTACGACCTACTATTTTGATCTTATCGGCTACGGTCAATCCGATAAATCGATGGGGGATGTGTCCCTTAGCGTGCAAAACGCGGTTCTTCATCAACTGATCAAGTTTTGGAATCTGGAAAGACCTGCCATCATCGGGCACGACTTCGGCGGTGCCACGGTGTTGCGCACGCATTTGCTTAACCAGCAAGATTTTCAAAAGATAGTGTTAATCGATCCGGTCTCAGTATCGCCGTGGGGGTCGCCCTTCTTCCAGCATGTAAAAGCACATGAAGCGGCCTTCGCCGGAGTCCCCGATTATATCCATGACGCAATTGTCCGTGCCTACATTAATACAGCCGCCTTTGCGCCAATTGACGGTAAGACAATGGAAAGAACTATTCAGCCCTGGACAGGAGAAGAGGGTAAAGCCTCGTTTTACAGGCAAATCGCTCAGGCAAAAGAGGACTATACTGACGACGTACAGCCACGCTATTCCCAAATTAGAACCCCGCTAATGATACTCTGGGGTGCCGAAGACTCCTGGATTCCCATTGAGCGCGGCCGGCTACTGCATTCACTGATCCCTGGATCTTTGTTCTACGAGATTCCAGATGCCGGGCACCTTGTGATCGAAGAGCAGCCCAAACGGCTACTGAAAAAAATACGACCGTTTCTAGAAAATGAATCAATCACATAACCTGCGCAGGCCGACGAACCAGGCCAGTCGCTATGCGCCTGTTCAGACGGCCGATGCTAGTCGTTTTATGGTGTTCACACTGTGAATCTACTGTTTGTGTGCAGCGAGAACCGACTCAGGAGTCCGACCGCTGAGGATGTGTTCCAGTCGTATCCAAATGTCGAGGCGATCGGTGCCGGAACAAATTCAGATGCGCCAACTACCG
This region includes:
- a CDS encoding VOC family protein → MANNPVVHFEIGCTNVAETREFLRGLFDWEIEASDSSPAIDSHSPGGLSGHLAALGQEWGQYVTVYVQVENLEESVQRTVDLGGKVLVRPVDVPGKGRFAWITPPEGQIIGLWENP
- a CDS encoding alpha/beta hydrolase, which gives rise to MTTWNLTESYSFDGRDVRFGVMGSGPPVIVVHGTPWSSFNMRHIIEGLSDGFTTYYFDLIGYGQSDKSMGDVSLSVQNAVLHQLIKFWNLERPAIIGHDFGGATVLRTHLLNQQDFQKIVLIDPVSVSPWGSPFFQHVKAHEAAFAGVPDYIHDAIVRAYINTAAFAPIDGKTMERTIQPWTGEEGKASFYRQIAQAKEDYTDDVQPRYSQIRTPLMILWGAEDSWIPIERGRLLHSLIPGSLFYEIPDAGHLVIEEQPKRLLKKIRPFLENESIT